A single window of Balaenoptera ricei isolate mBalRic1 chromosome 15, mBalRic1.hap2, whole genome shotgun sequence DNA harbors:
- the RPS21 gene encoding small ribosomal subunit protein eS21 has translation MQNDAGEFVDLYVPRKCSASNRIIGAKDHASIQMNVAEVDKVTGRFNGQFKTYAICGAIRRMGESDDSILRLAKADGIVSKNF, from the exons ATGCAGAACGACGCCGGCGAGTTCGTGGACCTGTACGTGCCGCGGAAATG CTCTGCCAGCAACCGCATCATAGGCGCCAAGGACCACGCGTCCATCCAGATGAACGTGGCCGAG GTTGACAAGGTGACAGGCAGGTTCAACGGCCAGTTTAAAACCTACGCCATCTGCGGGGCCATTCGCAGGATG GGCGAGTCAGATGACTCCATTCTCCGACTGGCCAAGGCTGACGGCATTGTCTCAAA GAACTTCTGA